One genomic segment of Drosophila willistoni isolate 14030-0811.24 chromosome 2R unlocalized genomic scaffold, UCI_dwil_1.1 Seg200, whole genome shotgun sequence includes these proteins:
- the LOC6643514 gene encoding suppressor of hairless protein isoform X1 — MPHFGLGSAPPPPPTTQQQQQQQQQQQQQLQVHHQQQQQQQQQQQQMQMSLMPGPGPYRPHIEEKKLTRDAMEKYMRERNDMVIVILHAKVAQKSYGNEKRFFCPPPCIYLFGSGWRRRYEEMLQHGDTEQGAQLCAFIGIGSSDQDMQQLDLNGKQYCAAKTLFISDSDKRKHFMLSVKMFYGNGHDIGVFNSKRIKVISKPSKKKQSLKNADLCIASGTNVALFNRLRSQTVSTRYLHVENGHFHASSTQWGAFTIHLLDDNESESEEFQVRDGYIHYGATVKLVCSVTGMALPRLIIRKVDKQMALLEADDPVSQLHKCAFYMKDTDRMYLCLSQEKIIQFQATPCPKEPNKEMINDGACWTIISTDKAEYQFYEGMGPVTTPVTPVPIVNSLNLNGGGDVAMLELSGDNFTPHLQVWFGDVEAETMYRCTETLLCVVPEISQFRGEWLWVRQPTQVPISLVRNDGIIYATGLTFTYTPEPRPRQHCNPQAEDVMRTRHNNNNNNNNNNNNITSISNNNNNAGSPVGSGSMQQQQQQQQQQQQQQQLPPLADWSSGLS, encoded by the exons ATGCCGCACTTTGGACTGGGCAGTgcgccgccgccgcctcctacaacgcagcagcagcaacaacaacaacaacaacagcagcagcagctacaagtgcatcatcagcagcagcagcagcagcagcaacaacaacaacaaatgcaaatgTCCTTAATGCCGGGTCCTGGACCATATCGGCCACATATTGAGGAAAAGAAATTAACCCGCGATGCCATGGAAAAATATATGAGAGAACGCAATGACATGGTCATTGTTATCCTTCATGCCAAG GTGGCTCAAAAGTCCTATGGCAATGAGAAACGTTTCTTTTGCCCGCCACCGTGTATCTATCTGTTTGGCAGCGGTTGGAGGCGACGCTACGAGGAGATGCTGCAACATGGCGACACCGAGCAGGGAGCCCAATTGTGTGCATTCATTGGAATTGGTAGCAGTGATCAGGATATGCAACAATTGGATCTCAATGGCAAGCAATATTGTGCCGCAAAGACTTTGTTCATTTCCGATTCGGATAAGCGTAAACATTTTATGCTATCGGTGAAAATGTTTTATGGCAATGGCCATGACATCGGGGTATTCAATTCGAAACGCATTAAAGTCATCTCGAAACCGTCCAAAAAGAAGCAATCCCTCAAGAATGCCGATCTATGCATAGCAAGCGGCACAAATGTCGCCCTCTTCAATCGCCTGCGCTCACAGACTGTCTCCACGCGGTATTTGCATGTGGAGAATGGACATTTCCATGCCTCATCCACCCAATGGGGTGCCTTTACGATACATCTTCTGGATGACAATGAATCCGAATCGGAGGAATTTCAAGTACGTGACGGCTACATACACTATGGGGCAACAGTGAAGCTTGTCTGCTCCGTAACGGGCATGGCTCTGCCACGTCTCATTATACGTAAAGTGGACAAACAAATGGCATTGCTTGAGGCCGATGATCCCGTTTCGCAGCTGCATAAATGTGCCTTCTACATGAAGGATACGGATCGCATGTATTTGTGCCTATCGCAGGAGAAAATCATACAATTTCAGGCCACCCCCTGCCCCAAGGAACCCAACAAAGAGATGATCAATGATGGCGCCTGCTGGACAATCATATCAACCGATAAAGCTGAATATCAATTCTATGAGGGCATGGGTCCAGTGAC GACTCCCGTTACACCTGTGCCAATTGTCAATTCCCTGAATCTCAATGGTGGCGGCGATGTGGCCATGTTGGAGTTGAGTGGTGACAATTTCACACCACATTTACAAGTCTGGTTTGGTGATGTCGAAGCGGAGACAATGTATCGCTGCACAGAGACCTTATTGTGTGTGGTGCCAGAGATATCACAGTTTCGAGGCGAATGGCTTTGG GTACGTCAGCCGACACAAGTTCCCATTTCATTGGTGCGCAATGATGGAATAATTTATGCAACTGGTTTAACCTTTACCTATACACCAGAGCCGAGACCGCGACAACATTGTAATCCTCAAGCCGAAGATGTGATGCGAACAcgtcataataataataataacaataataataataataataacatcaCAAGCATTagtaacaataataacaatgcTGGTTCACCGGTCGGTAGTGGCAgtatgcaacaacaacaacaacaacagcagcagcaacaacaacaacaacaactgccacCGCTTGCCGATTGGAGTAGCGGCTTATCTTGA
- the LOC6643514 gene encoding suppressor of hairless protein isoform X2, which produces MKSYNQFNLNAAAPPAIAYENAAAAAAHEQQQQQHHHQDMPHFGLGSAPPPPPTTQQQQQQQQQQQQQLQVHHQQQQQQQQQQQQMQMSLMPGPGPYRPHIEEKKLTRDAMEKYMRERNDMVIVILHAKVAQKSYGNEKRFFCPPPCIYLFGSGWRRRYEEMLQHGDTEQGAQLCAFIGIGSSDQDMQQLDLNGKQYCAAKTLFISDSDKRKHFMLSVKMFYGNGHDIGVFNSKRIKVISKPSKKKQSLKNADLCIASGTNVALFNRLRSQTVSTRYLHVENGHFHASSTQWGAFTIHLLDDNESESEEFQVRDGYIHYGATVKLVCSVTGMALPRLIIRKVDKQMALLEADDPVSQLHKCAFYMKDTDRMYLCLSQEKIIQFQATPCPKEPNKEMINDGACWTIISTDKAEYQFYEGMGPVTTPVTPVPIVNSLNLNGGGDVAMLELSGDNFTPHLQVWFGDVEAETMYRCTETLLCVVPEISQFRGEWLWVRQPTQVPISLVRNDGIIYATGLTFTYTPEPRPRQHCNPQAEDVMRTRHNNNNNNNNNNNNITSISNNNNNAGSPVGSGSMQQQQQQQQQQQQQQQLPPLADWSSGLS; this is translated from the exons atgaagagCTACaaccaatttaatttaaacgCCGCTGCCCCGCCCGCCATTGCCTACGAGAacgcagccgcagcagcagcc cacgagcagcagcaacaacaacatcatcatcaggaTATGCCGCACTTTGGACTGGGCAGTgcgccgccgccgcctcctacaacgcagcagcagcaacaacaacaacaacaacagcagcagcagctacaagtgcatcatcagcagcagcagcagcagcagcaacaacaacaacaaatgcaaatgTCCTTAATGCCGGGTCCTGGACCATATCGGCCACATATTGAGGAAAAGAAATTAACCCGCGATGCCATGGAAAAATATATGAGAGAACGCAATGACATGGTCATTGTTATCCTTCATGCCAAG GTGGCTCAAAAGTCCTATGGCAATGAGAAACGTTTCTTTTGCCCGCCACCGTGTATCTATCTGTTTGGCAGCGGTTGGAGGCGACGCTACGAGGAGATGCTGCAACATGGCGACACCGAGCAGGGAGCCCAATTGTGTGCATTCATTGGAATTGGTAGCAGTGATCAGGATATGCAACAATTGGATCTCAATGGCAAGCAATATTGTGCCGCAAAGACTTTGTTCATTTCCGATTCGGATAAGCGTAAACATTTTATGCTATCGGTGAAAATGTTTTATGGCAATGGCCATGACATCGGGGTATTCAATTCGAAACGCATTAAAGTCATCTCGAAACCGTCCAAAAAGAAGCAATCCCTCAAGAATGCCGATCTATGCATAGCAAGCGGCACAAATGTCGCCCTCTTCAATCGCCTGCGCTCACAGACTGTCTCCACGCGGTATTTGCATGTGGAGAATGGACATTTCCATGCCTCATCCACCCAATGGGGTGCCTTTACGATACATCTTCTGGATGACAATGAATCCGAATCGGAGGAATTTCAAGTACGTGACGGCTACATACACTATGGGGCAACAGTGAAGCTTGTCTGCTCCGTAACGGGCATGGCTCTGCCACGTCTCATTATACGTAAAGTGGACAAACAAATGGCATTGCTTGAGGCCGATGATCCCGTTTCGCAGCTGCATAAATGTGCCTTCTACATGAAGGATACGGATCGCATGTATTTGTGCCTATCGCAGGAGAAAATCATACAATTTCAGGCCACCCCCTGCCCCAAGGAACCCAACAAAGAGATGATCAATGATGGCGCCTGCTGGACAATCATATCAACCGATAAAGCTGAATATCAATTCTATGAGGGCATGGGTCCAGTGAC GACTCCCGTTACACCTGTGCCAATTGTCAATTCCCTGAATCTCAATGGTGGCGGCGATGTGGCCATGTTGGAGTTGAGTGGTGACAATTTCACACCACATTTACAAGTCTGGTTTGGTGATGTCGAAGCGGAGACAATGTATCGCTGCACAGAGACCTTATTGTGTGTGGTGCCAGAGATATCACAGTTTCGAGGCGAATGGCTTTGG GTACGTCAGCCGACACAAGTTCCCATTTCATTGGTGCGCAATGATGGAATAATTTATGCAACTGGTTTAACCTTTACCTATACACCAGAGCCGAGACCGCGACAACATTGTAATCCTCAAGCCGAAGATGTGATGCGAACAcgtcataataataataataacaataataataataataataacatcaCAAGCATTagtaacaataataacaatgcTGGTTCACCGGTCGGTAGTGGCAgtatgcaacaacaacaacaacaacagcagcagcaacaacaacaacaacaactgccacCGCTTGCCGATTGGAGTAGCGGCTTATCTTGA